From the Mycobacteriales bacterium genome, one window contains:
- a CDS encoding SigE family RNA polymerase sigma factor, translating to MDDSSFREYVAARGLALTRTAYLLCGNQHDAADLVQTALSRAYADWGRVSRMGSPDAYIRRIMANQRTSWWRSRRREHLTPGPLLDRVAEDRTDNVAIADLVRAAVRALPPKQRAAIVFRYFEDLDDAAIAYALDCSPATVRSQISRALTQLRQRADLSELVGVEGS from the coding sequence GTGGACGACAGCTCGTTTCGCGAGTACGTCGCAGCCCGTGGGCTGGCCCTGACCAGGACGGCGTACCTGCTCTGCGGAAACCAGCACGACGCCGCCGACCTGGTGCAGACGGCCCTGTCCCGGGCGTACGCCGATTGGGGCCGGGTGTCGCGGATGGGCTCGCCGGATGCCTACATCCGCCGCATCATGGCCAACCAGCGGACGTCCTGGTGGCGCTCACGCCGTCGCGAGCACCTCACGCCCGGGCCGTTGCTGGACCGCGTCGCGGAGGACCGGACCGACAACGTTGCGATCGCGGATCTGGTCCGTGCGGCGGTGCGTGCGCTGCCGCCGAAGCAGCGGGCGGCGATCGTCTTCCGGTACTTCGAGGACCTGGATGATGCCGCGATCGCGTACGCGCTCGACTGCTCGCCGGCGACCGTGCGCAGCCAGATTTCCCGAGCGTTGACCCAGCTCCGTCAACGAGCGGACCTCAGTGAACTCGTGGGAGTGGAGGGATCATGA
- a CDS encoding DUF5937 family protein: MTRLRFSDSDALRCRFTVSPLWETHAALRVVYGPHRRPLYDPWLARRRDAADAAELGLLRAVQPNSGYAPDFLSPPPTASNTSVRTELERVRRTPLDRVVAELTRCRDQMPANPAAEALDPLVSDPERAVAELVGVLERAWHVLVEPDWPAIRRILDDDIAYRGECLVRAGWTGLFADLHPGLGWEDGELVAERSTDADRDLAGSGLLLVPSAFNWPHVSVIVDAPYQPTVVYPARGIARLWTAAPPPPDRLARLLGRSRAAILAALDQPATTTGLAADLALGLGTVSEHLGALHGAGLVSKRRAGHQIRYWRSPLGQGVIDAAID, translated from the coding sequence ATGACCCGGCTGCGGTTCAGCGACAGCGACGCGCTGCGCTGCCGGTTCACCGTATCCCCGCTATGGGAGACCCACGCCGCGCTGCGGGTGGTCTACGGCCCACACCGGCGGCCGCTCTACGACCCCTGGCTGGCCCGTCGCCGGGACGCCGCCGACGCCGCCGAGCTCGGCCTGTTACGCGCCGTGCAGCCAAACTCCGGCTACGCCCCGGACTTTCTGTCACCGCCCCCGACGGCGAGCAACACCAGCGTCCGGACCGAGCTCGAGCGGGTCCGGCGTACCCCGCTGGACCGGGTGGTCGCCGAGCTCACCCGCTGCCGCGACCAGATGCCCGCCAATCCAGCGGCCGAGGCGCTGGACCCACTGGTGTCCGACCCGGAGCGGGCGGTCGCCGAGCTCGTCGGGGTGCTCGAGCGCGCGTGGCATGTGCTGGTCGAGCCGGACTGGCCGGCGATCCGCCGGATTCTCGACGACGACATCGCCTACCGCGGCGAGTGTCTCGTCCGGGCCGGTTGGACCGGGCTGTTCGCCGACCTGCACCCGGGCCTGGGCTGGGAGGACGGCGAGCTGGTCGCCGAGCGATCAACCGACGCGGACCGCGATCTCGCCGGCAGCGGCCTGCTCCTGGTGCCGAGCGCGTTCAACTGGCCGCACGTTTCGGTGATCGTCGACGCGCCGTACCAGCCGACCGTCGTCTACCCGGCCCGCGGGATCGCCCGGCTGTGGACCGCCGCACCACCGCCACCGGACCGGTTGGCGCGGCTGCTCGGGCGCAGCCGAGCGGCGATCCTCGCCGCGCTCGACCAGCCCGCGACCACGACCGGTCTGGCGGCCGACCTCGCCCTCGGGCTCGGCACCGTGTCGGAGCACCTCGGCGCGCTGCACGGAGCGGGCCTGGTCAGCAAGCGCCGAGCCGGGCACCAGATCCGGTATTGGCGCAGCCCGCTCGGTCAGGGGGTGATCGACGCCGCCATCGACTGA
- a CDS encoding S8 family serine peptidase has protein sequence MQPRPLVTLSAVVATAAALTLGSAAASSAAATPRSTSLAPVTHAAEHGGKVIVILKNQYHGLKIKAQGRQRQATTLASQKSVTASITSHGGTQVRHLVSVNAVAAKVTAAEVQRLRSNPDVASIQRDMPIVARTAPQVPAANISQRLCPSNPNKPLLEPEALAVTHFMSQPAQPGDAARIATGVGVKIGLTGVNELAGNPNLIRPDGKHVVIDSPTPNEDDSNFDGGGDEWYGDASSIGGQGTVTYDFSKELPYSNLPAGCTFRIVGIAPGASIVDTGYFGQGTSDVPTTESEAIAGLDIAAIDDGVSVVSESYGYGAIPGQTDFSAITEANDELVAAGITVVESAGDSGVGGTVEVPAYDPNVIDAGASTTYRLLAQAWGYKHWDDNQIAALSSGGTTPDDNVLDLVAPGQGGEASCSPASPTCPQTTLTEAFGGTSESAPFIAGAAADVIQAYADSHDGAQPTPAMVKQILTGTAQDIGAPSDGQGAGLLDVGAAVRAAQQEPGSTVRSSSSALLPTPTQVNVSGNGGTSSQQSVSLYNASNRPQTVTGTFRRFSRPWQIGRTVTEPVTAPPSSQPLPAEGAQAARDITMNVPRGLSQLGVDMITPNPNNDAVLSLLLFDPRGHLAQVSYDYSDTPTGPVSNNEHVSIDNPMPGKWRARIVWNNGRSHLQDPPATPGSYRGNISVRFTGQAEIDNRASRAVTIAAHSSATIPLTVRLPYQPGDRPESVQFTSNRGTSVSVPVTRRTLIPSTGGRFRWQMGSSVARGFGPLKSMQIDVPPGENDLRITFHTADTSPDNIMDYFAVEPDGLDGYYDRTPSTTPEGVGASHQLGNAAIVVADPTPGVWTIQAMMDLTTSGKEFDQTIRGDISFNTARTTPVSIPDSSATVLPQGSSNTVSVQVTNTTGVGRTFTLLSTNGDVSGPNVYIAPNATALVTGTLTPTAAPATDVSGLIAVVSNGSALSPLLDSQGYFFDLQTLAAYPYEYTVGPPGS, from the coding sequence GTGCAACCTCGCCCACTCGTCACCCTTTCCGCGGTTGTCGCGACGGCCGCCGCACTCACCCTGGGGAGCGCCGCGGCGTCATCGGCAGCTGCCACGCCGCGATCCACGTCGCTCGCGCCGGTCACGCATGCCGCAGAGCACGGCGGCAAGGTGATCGTCATCCTCAAGAACCAGTACCACGGCTTGAAGATCAAGGCCCAGGGCAGGCAGCGCCAGGCGACGACGCTGGCGTCGCAAAAGTCGGTCACCGCCAGCATCACCTCGCACGGCGGCACCCAGGTCCGCCACCTGGTCAGCGTGAACGCGGTCGCGGCCAAGGTCACAGCCGCCGAGGTGCAGCGGCTGCGCAGCAACCCGGACGTCGCCTCCATCCAGCGGGACATGCCGATCGTGGCCCGGACGGCTCCGCAGGTGCCGGCGGCCAACATCAGCCAGCGGCTGTGCCCCTCGAACCCGAACAAGCCACTGCTCGAGCCGGAGGCCCTGGCGGTCACCCACTTCATGAGCCAACCCGCGCAGCCGGGTGATGCCGCGCGGATCGCGACCGGCGTCGGGGTCAAGATCGGCCTCACCGGCGTCAACGAGCTTGCCGGCAACCCCAACCTGATCCGGCCCGATGGGAAGCACGTCGTCATCGACAGCCCGACGCCCAATGAGGACGACTCGAACTTCGACGGCGGCGGCGACGAGTGGTACGGCGACGCCTCGTCGATCGGCGGTCAAGGCACGGTCACGTACGACTTCTCCAAGGAGCTCCCGTACTCGAACCTGCCGGCCGGCTGCACGTTCCGGATCGTGGGCATCGCGCCAGGAGCCTCGATCGTCGACACCGGCTACTTCGGACAGGGCACGTCCGACGTCCCGACGACGGAGTCGGAGGCGATCGCCGGCCTCGACATCGCGGCGATCGATGACGGCGTGTCAGTCGTCTCCGAGTCCTACGGCTACGGTGCGATTCCGGGCCAGACCGACTTCAGCGCCATCACCGAGGCAAACGACGAGCTCGTTGCGGCCGGCATCACGGTCGTCGAGTCGGCCGGTGACTCTGGCGTCGGCGGGACGGTCGAGGTGCCGGCGTACGACCCGAACGTGATCGACGCGGGTGCGTCGACGACCTACCGGCTGCTCGCGCAGGCCTGGGGCTACAAGCACTGGGACGACAACCAGATCGCCGCGCTGTCCTCGGGTGGAACCACGCCTGACGACAACGTCCTCGACCTCGTTGCACCCGGTCAGGGCGGCGAAGCCAGCTGCAGTCCCGCCTCGCCCACCTGTCCGCAGACCACGCTGACCGAAGCATTCGGCGGGACCAGCGAGTCGGCGCCGTTCATCGCGGGTGCGGCCGCGGACGTGATCCAGGCCTACGCCGACTCGCACGACGGGGCACAGCCCACGCCCGCGATGGTGAAGCAGATCCTGACCGGGACCGCGCAGGACATCGGTGCGCCCAGCGACGGCCAAGGTGCCGGTCTGCTCGACGTCGGAGCTGCGGTTCGTGCGGCTCAGCAGGAACCCGGCTCCACCGTCCGCTCGTCGTCGAGCGCGCTGCTGCCGACCCCGACCCAGGTGAACGTGAGCGGAAACGGCGGGACCTCGAGCCAGCAGAGCGTCTCGTTGTACAACGCGTCCAACCGCCCACAGACCGTGACCGGGACCTTCCGGCGGTTCAGCCGGCCGTGGCAGATCGGGCGCACCGTCACTGAGCCGGTGACGGCGCCGCCGTCCTCGCAGCCGCTGCCGGCCGAAGGCGCGCAAGCCGCGCGGGACATCACGATGAACGTGCCGAGAGGACTGTCGCAGCTCGGCGTCGACATGATCACGCCGAACCCGAACAACGACGCCGTCCTGTCGCTGCTGCTGTTCGACCCTCGGGGCCACCTGGCCCAGGTGTCCTACGACTACTCGGACACCCCGACCGGGCCGGTGTCGAACAACGAGCATGTCTCGATCGACAACCCGATGCCGGGCAAGTGGCGGGCGCGAATCGTCTGGAACAACGGCCGAAGCCACCTGCAGGACCCGCCGGCCACGCCGGGCAGCTACCGCGGCAACATCTCGGTCCGCTTCACCGGACAGGCCGAGATCGACAACCGCGCAAGCCGGGCGGTCACGATCGCCGCGCACTCCAGTGCCACGATCCCGCTGACCGTCAGGCTGCCCTACCAGCCAGGCGACCGCCCCGAGTCGGTGCAGTTCACGTCGAACCGCGGCACGAGCGTGTCCGTGCCGGTGACGCGGCGCACCCTGATCCCGTCGACCGGCGGCCGGTTCCGCTGGCAGATGGGTAGCAGCGTCGCGCGCGGGTTCGGTCCGTTGAAGAGCATGCAGATCGACGTACCGCCGGGCGAGAACGACCTGCGCATCACGTTCCACACCGCGGATACGAGCCCGGACAACATCATGGACTACTTCGCGGTCGAGCCGGACGGGCTCGACGGCTACTACGACCGGACGCCGAGCACGACACCGGAAGGCGTCGGCGCGAGCCATCAGCTCGGCAACGCGGCGATCGTGGTTGCCGATCCGACGCCGGGGGTGTGGACGATCCAGGCGATGATGGATCTCACCACCAGCGGCAAGGAGTTCGACCAGACGATCCGGGGCGACATCAGCTTCAACACAGCCCGGACCACACCGGTCTCGATTCCGGACAGCTCGGCGACCGTATTGCCGCAGGGCAGCAGCAACACCGTAAGCGTGCAGGTGACGAACACCACCGGCGTCGGCCGGACGTTCACCCTGCTGTCAACCAACGGCGACGTCAGCGGGCCGAACGTCTACATCGCACCGAACGCCACCGCGCTCGTCACGGGCACGCTGACACCGACTGCCGCTCCGGCCACCGATGTCAGCGGGCTGATCGCCGTGGTGAGCAACGGCAGCGCCCTTTCGCCGCTGCTCGACAGCCAGGGTTACTTCTTCGACCTGCAGACGCTGGCTGCCTATCCCTACGAGTACACGGTGGGTCCACCCGGGTCGTAG